A stretch of the Argentina anserina chromosome 6, drPotAnse1.1, whole genome shotgun sequence genome encodes the following:
- the LOC126798298 gene encoding putative zinc transporter At3g08650, whose amino-acid sequence MKSTCRDVLLFALLCVVLFGYATAESGEEVTQKIISAPHKNVRTNVIDGSGSEDTLRFEDINDGVGEAKSGNNKVSISTVALFTLAMAAATGLGALPFFFVELDPQWAGLCNGMAAGVMLAASFDLIQEGQGHGAGNWVVFGILAGGVFILLCKKFLEQYGEVSMLDIKGADATKVVLVIGIMTLHSFGEGSGVGVSFAGSKGFSQGLLVTLAIAVHNIPEGLAVSMVLASRGVSPQNAMLWSVITSLPQPLVAVPSFMCADAFSKFLPFCTGFAAGCMIWMVVAEVLPDAFKEASPSQVASAATLSVAFMEALSTVFQSFSHDYNSEDASGFFVSLLFGLGPLLGGMVLVAFALSFHFQHALLMGAASGIAFVLGAWRPSQLLFSSKMGFLPLMLLLALGAASVHTLSSSILKLAGRKKTSLHNLPTVTGFPVSVHTLQSFLACGAVALHALAEGLALGVAAPKAYGLGRHMVLPVSLHGLPRGAAVASCIFGATDNWQGSLAAAALIGFMGPISAIGAILAGIDYSGLDHVMVFACGGLLPSFGMVVRRAGRLDMRKSSCGLVIGVVLATLCLTCTKLVCLHTPYCNSAPEAVR is encoded by the exons ATGAAGTCTACTTGTAGGGACGTTTTGTTGTTTGCACTGCTCTGCGTGGTTCTTTTTGGGTATGCTACTGCTGAGTCTGGAGAAGAGGTTACGCAGAAGATAATATCTGCTCCGCACAAGAATGTGAGAACTAATGTTATTGATGGCTCTGGTAGCGAGGATACTTTAAGGTTTGAGGATATAAATGATGGGGTGGGTGAAGCAAAGAGCGGGAACAACAAAGTATCAATCTCCACCGTTGCATTATTTACGCTGGCAATGGCTGCTGCCACTGGTTTAGGTGCACTGCCATTCTTCTTTGTGGAGCTTGATCCGCAATGGGCTGGTCTGTGCAACGGAATGGCTGCTGGTGTCATGTTGGCTGCAAGCTTTGATCTTATACAGGAAGGGCAAGGTCATGGAGCAGGCAACTGGGTGGTCTTTGGGATATTAGCTGGGGGAGTTTTTATCTTGCTTTGCAAGAAG TTTCTCGAACAATACGGAGAAGTTAGTATGTTGGATATTAAAGGTGCAGATGCAACTAAAGTAGTTCTTGTGATTGGAATAATGACTCTTCATTCATTTGGGGAAGGCTCTGGTGTTGGGGTTTCCTTTGCTGGTTCAAAAGGTTTCTCTCAGGGCCTTTTGGTAACTTTGGCTATTGCTGTCCACAACATACCAGAAGGGCTAGCTGTAAGTATGGTGCTCGCATCAAGGGGTGTTTCTCCACAGAATGCCATGTTGTGGAGTGTAATTACTTCATTACCACAG CCCCTTGTAGCAGTTCCTTCATTCATGTGTGCTGATGCGTTTAGCAAGTTCCTTCCTTTCTGTACGGGCTTCGCCGCTGGATGTATGATCTGGATGGTTGTTGCAGAGGTGCTTCCTGATGCATTTAAG GAAGCATCTCCATCACAAGTTGCATCTGCAGCTACTCTCTCTGTTGCATTCATGGAAGCACTTAGCACTGTTTTTCAGAGTTTCAGCCATGACTACAA CTCAGAGGATGCCTCTGGCTTCTTTGTTTCATTGCTATTTGGTCTTGGGCCATTGCTTGGTGGTATGGTCCTTGTTGCATTCGCACTTTCTTTCCATTTCCAGCATGCTCTTCTCATGGGTGCAGCATCTGGCATTGCCTTTGTCCTTGGTGCCTGGCGACCATCGCAGCTACTTTTCTCTTCAAAGATGGGATTTCTTCCGCTGATGTTGTTGCTTGCCTTGGGAGCTGCATCTGTCCATACTTTGAGTTCTAGTATTTTGAAGCTTGCAGGCCGCAAAAAGACTTCTCTTCATAATTTGCCAACAGTAACTGGTTTTCCAGTGAGTGTTCACACCCTCCAGTCGTTCTTGGCATGTGGAGCAGTTGCTCTTCATGCTTTGGCTGAAGGGCTTGCACTAGGGGTTGCTGCTCCAAAAGCGTATGGACTTGGTCGGCACATGGTTCTTCCTGTCTCCCTCCACGGACTCCCTCGGGGTGCAGCTGTGGCTAGCTGCATCTTCGGGGCTACAGATAACTGGCAGGGGTCCCTTGCCGCAGCTGCTCTAATTGGATTCATGGGTCCAATATCTGCAATTGGAGCAATACTGGCAGGAATTGACTATAGCGGTCTAGACCATGTCATGGTGTTTGCTTGTGGGGGACTGCTCCCAAGTTTTGGAATGGTAGTAAGGAGAGCTGGGAGGTTGGATATGCGAAAAAGCAGTTGTGGACTAGTGATAGGTGTGGTTCTTGCAACTTTGTGTTTGACTTGCACCAAGTTGGTTTGCTTGCACACACCTTATTGCAATTCTGCACCAGAGGCCGTCAGATAG
- the LOC126798299 gene encoding protein RETICULATA-RELATED 3, chloroplastic gives MAAAAQLRLSSLRKPHSALSDHRRASINPSISFPYSKTLNQPLSFGPKNGRPHLSFSGGNGGNFSGRGGGGGGSGDWSQGDENEESKPSVVEGFGLLGMFLNGWRSRVAADPQFPFKVLMEEVVGVSSCVLGDMASRPNFGLNELDFVFSTLVVGCILNFTLMYLLAPSLSATAATLPSIFASCPASHMFEPGSFGLMSRLGTFVYKGAVFAGVGFAAGLAGTALSNGLIKLRKKMDPNFETPNKPPPTLLNAVTWAMHMGFSSNLRYQTLNGVEYVLGKGLPPLAFKSSVVVLRCLNNVLGGVTFVLLARLTGSQTAAEK, from the coding sequence ATGGCCGCCGCCGCCCAGCTCCGCCTCTCCTCTCTCCGCAAACCCCACTCCGCTCTTTCCGACCACCGCCGCGCCTCCATCAATCCCTCAATCTCCTTCCCCTAttccaaaaccctaaaccaacCTCTCTCCTTCGGCCCTAAAAACGGAAGACCCCATCTTTCGTTTTCCGGCGGAAACGGCGGCAATTTCTCCGGccgcggcggcggcggaggaggtaGCGGGGACTGGAGCCAGGGAGATGAGAATGAAGAGTCGAAGCCGTCGGTGGTTGAGGGGTTCGGGTTGTtgggtatgtttctgaacgggtgGCGATCGAGAGTCGCCGCCGATCCGCAGTTTCCGTTCAAGGTTCTGATGGAGGAGGTCGTCGGAGTGAGCTCCTGCGTCCTCGGCGACATGGCTTCCCGCCCCAACTTCGGCCTCAACGAGCTTGATTTCGTGTTCTCAACTCTCGTCGTCGGCTGCATTCTCAACTTCACGTTGATGTATCTGCTGGCGCCGAGCTTGTCCGCCACCGCCGCAACCCTGCCTTCGATATTCGCCAGCTGTCCGGCGAGCCACATGTTCGAGCCGGGCTCTTTCGGGCTGATGAGTCGGCTGGGGACGTTTGTATACAAAGGGGCCGTGTTTGCAGGGGTTGGATTCGCTGCCGGGCTGGCGGGGACGGCGCTGTCGAACGGGCTGATCAAGCTGAGGAAGAAAATGGACCCGAATTTTGAGACCCCGAATAAGCCGCCACCGACATTGTTGAATGCGGTGACTTGGGCAATGCACATGGGTTTCAGTAGTAACTTGAGGTACCAGACGCTGAATGGGGTGGAGTATGTGCTCGGGAAGGGGCTGCCGCCGCTGGCGTTTAAGTCTTCGGTGGTGGTGCTGAGGTGTCTGAACAATGTGCTTGGCGGGGTGACATTCGTGCTTCTGGCGAGGTTGACAGGATCGCAGACGGCTGCCGAGAAGTGA